One segment of Ureibacillus thermophilus DNA contains the following:
- a CDS encoding class I SAM-dependent methyltransferase, whose protein sequence is MMLERVLPYAKTLLSSCIQEGDVAVDATAGNGHDTLFLAQLVGESGFVYAFDIQQQAVDATIERLKEHGLENRARVILDGHEHLSKYVEDEVAGAVFNLGYLPGGDHSIITKGETTISAIKQLLSKLKIGGIIVLVIYPGHEGGKEERDAVIEFVSKLPQKCVHVLRYEFINQQNNPPFLIALEKMKKLPD, encoded by the coding sequence ATAATGCTTGAACGAGTGCTTCCTTATGCGAAAACATTGTTGTCCTCTTGCATTCAGGAAGGGGATGTTGCCGTTGATGCCACCGCAGGCAATGGCCATGACACTTTATTTCTCGCTCAACTTGTGGGAGAATCTGGCTTCGTTTATGCCTTTGACATCCAACAGCAAGCGGTCGATGCAACTATTGAACGTTTAAAAGAGCATGGGCTGGAAAACAGGGCCCGCGTCATTTTAGATGGCCATGAACATCTTTCTAAATATGTAGAAGATGAAGTGGCGGGAGCAGTTTTTAATTTAGGCTACTTACCTGGAGGAGACCACAGCATTATCACAAAAGGAGAAACAACGATTTCTGCCATCAAACAGCTGCTTTCAAAATTAAAAATTGGCGGAATCATCGTTTTAGTCATTTACCCTGGGCATGAAGGAGGAAAAGAGGAAAGGGATGCAGTTATTGAGTTTGTGAGCAAGCTTCCTCAAAAATGTGTCCACGTCCTCCGCTATGAATTTATTAATCAACAAAACAACCCGCCCTTTCTTATTGCTTTGGAGAAAATGAAAAAACTGCCGGACTAA